One Coffea arabica cultivar ET-39 chromosome 5e, Coffea Arabica ET-39 HiFi, whole genome shotgun sequence DNA segment encodes these proteins:
- the LOC113687608 gene encoding uncharacterized protein → NPSIWVGVQCHPSHQFFVVSLNLSGYGISGQLGPEISRLYHLTVLDLSFNAFSSSIPSQLGNSTRLQHLDLSSNNFTGRLPLGLGNLYRLSYLSLYDNSLTGTLPRSLFSIPALHTVYLNTNRLTGTIPSNVGNASELVCLWLYGNQLSGTIPPSIANCTSLQELYLGDNQLVGSLPDALDSLEHLVYFDVSSNMLKGNVPFVSGSCKEMDTFVFSFNNFTGSIPPALGNCSSLTQFAAVSCALTDPIPPSFAQPGNLMNLYLSNNRLSGEIPQELGRCASLVDLRIEENQLVGQIPVELEKLSQLQSLFLFTNHLTGEIPLGIWKIQSHELKNQNQPNKLANNQMQDPKKKNHREK, encoded by the coding sequence AATCCTTCAATATGGGTTGGAGTCCAATGCCACCCCAGTCATCAATTCTTTGTGGTTTCTTTGAATCTTTCCGGCTATGGCATTTCTGGCCAATTGGGACCTGAAATTTCTCGTTTATATCACTTGACCGTACTTGACTTGAGCTTCAACGCCTTTTCTAGTTCAATTCCTTCCCAACTAGGAAACTCCACTCGTCTGCAGCACTTGGATCTCTCTTCCAACAACTTCACTGGACGACTACCTCTCGGCCTTGGCAACTTGTACCGTCTTTCCTACTTAAGCCTGTACGACAATTCTCTGACTGGTACCCTACCCCGCTCCTTGTTTTCCATCCCAGCCCTTCACACCGTGTACCTCAACACCAATCGACTGACCGGCACCATCCCATCCAATGTTGGAAACGCCAGCGAGCTTGTGTGTCTGTGGCTCTACGGAAATCAGTTGTCAGGGACCATTCCGCCCTCCATAGCAAACTGCACTTCCTTGCAAGAACTCTATTTAGGTGACAACCAGTTGGTTGGATCATTACCGGACGCTCTCGACAGTCTTGAGCACCTGGTTTATTTCGATGTAAGCAGCAACATGCTCAAGGGCAACGTTCCTTTCGTTTCCGGGAGCTGCAAAGAGATGGACACATTTGTTTTCTCTTTCAACAACTTCACGGGAAGCATTCCaccagctttgggaaattgcaGCAGCCTAACACAATTTGCTGCTGTCAGTTGTGCCTTAACCGACCCAATTCCTCCCTCTTTTGCCCAACCAGGAAACCTGATGAATCTTTATCTCTCGAACAACAGGCTGTCAGGAGAAATTCCACAGGAGCTGGGACGGTGCGCGTCCTTGGTTGATCTGCGGATAGAGGAAAACCAACTAGTAGGCCAAATTCCAGTTGAGCTAGAAAAGCTCAGCCAGCTGCAGAGCCTGTTTCTCTTTACCAACCATTTGACTGGCGAAATCCCTCTTGGTATATGGAAGATTCAAAGCCACGaattaaaaaatcaaaaccaaCCCAATAAATTAGCTAACAACCAAATgcaagacccaaaaaaaaaaaatcacagagaaaaatga
- the LOC113688050 gene encoding F-box/kelch-repeat protein At3g06240 isoform X2 translates to MSNHLPEEVWAGIFTRLPVKTLLQIRIVDSCNGLICLNDDNDFDTSGIILWNPSIKRFLNLPNPRVTSRSYGSYMYVLGFGYDEKNDDYKVVRVAYKKGRSGRDLIPPEVELYSLNSRSWRSFNAGAPPYGIFGYTWLQAFVNGAVHWVGYDPCVVKGNESCGLIVAFDLSDEVFREVMLPSCLEQHAWDVYITVFWGKLAVLHYDYGAHKNFCSVWVMEEYGLADSWKKLYTVDLRGGLRNLIGFLRNDEVIGVTIRGKLLSYDLITSRINNLRLHGAVGGFHVGSYMESLVLLEAESAALARESITSGNEQEEEQATDLHAVKNRNDEFDDQEKLESFLSLRISEQNYSAYLCCGFSEQELSAKNSEEWVKELVPEANCDGWENDW, encoded by the exons atgtcaaatcATCTCCCAGAGGAAGTGTGGGCTGGCATCTTCACAAGACTCCCAGTCAAGACCCTCCTCCAAATCAG GATTGTGGATTCTTGCAATGGTCTAATATGCTTGAATGATGACAATGATTTTGATACTTCTGGGATTATTCTCTGGAACCCTTCAATTAAAAGATTCCTGAATTTGCCGAACCCCCGGGTTACTAGTAGGAGTTATGGTTCTTATATGTATGTTCTTGGATTTGGATATGATGAAAAGAATGATGATTATAAGGTGGTTAGAGTGGCTTATAAAAAGGGGCGAAGTGGGCGAGATCTGATACCTCCTGAGGTTGAGTTGTATAGCTTGAATTCACGGTCGTGGAGGAGTTTTAATGCTGGTGCTCCTCCTTATGGGATATTTGGGTATACTTGGTTGCAGGCATTTGTGAATGGAGCTGTGCATTGGGTTGGTTATGATCCGTGTGTGGTGAAAGGGAATGAGAGTTGTGGGCTGATTGTGGCGTTTGATTTGAGTGATGAGGTGTTTCGGGAGGTTATGCTTCCTAGTTGTCTGGAGCAGCATGCATGGGATGTGTATATTACGGTTTTTTGGGGTAAGCTTGCAGTGTTACATTATGACTATGGTGCCCATAAGAACTTTTGCTCTGTGTGGGTAATGGAAGAGTATGGATTGGCTGATTCTTGGAAAAAACTATATACTGTTGACCTAAGGGGAGGATTGCGGAATTTGATTGGTTTTCTGAGAAATGATGAAGTCATTGGAGTAACCATTCGGGGTAAGCTGCTTTCATATGACCTCATTACCTCAAGGATTAATAACCTTAGACTTCACGGTGCAGTAGGTGGGTTTCATGTGGGCAGTTATATGGAGAGTTTGGTTTTGCTTGAAGCTGAAAGTGCAGCTTTAGCACGAGAATCAATTACCTCTGGAAATgaacaagaagaagaacagGCTACTGACTTGCATGCAGTCAAGAACAG GAATGATGAGTTTGATGATCAGGAAAAACTTGAAAGTTTTCTTTCTCTTAGAATATCTGAACAGAATTATTCAGCATATTTATGCTGTGGCTTTAGCGAGCAAGAATTATCTGCAAAGAATTCTGAAGAATGGGTGAAGGAATTGGTTCCTGAGGCTAACTGTGATGGATGGGAGAATGATTGGTGA
- the LOC113688050 gene encoding F-box/kelch-repeat protein At3g23880 isoform X1, whose translation MSNHLPEEVWAGIFTRLPVKTLLQIRSVCKLFSSIISNPTFISAHIKKTINESHSHTLFLRYLIEKERQQEHYLLFTDSSDHKNSIFDEHNCRKLDFPFKTRSKCHFRIVDSCNGLICLNDDNDFDTSGIILWNPSIKRFLNLPNPRVTSRSYGSYMYVLGFGYDEKNDDYKVVRVAYKKGRSGRDLIPPEVELYSLNSRSWRSFNAGAPPYGIFGYTWLQAFVNGAVHWVGYDPCVVKGNESCGLIVAFDLSDEVFREVMLPSCLEQHAWDVYITVFWGKLAVLHYDYGAHKNFCSVWVMEEYGLADSWKKLYTVDLRGGLRNLIGFLRNDEVIGVTIRGKLLSYDLITSRINNLRLHGAVGGFHVGSYMESLVLLEAESAALARESITSGNEQEEEQATDLHAVKNRNDEFDDQEKLESFLSLRISEQNYSAYLCCGFSEQELSAKNSEEWVKELVPEANCDGWENDW comes from the exons atgtcaaatcATCTCCCAGAGGAAGTGTGGGCTGGCATCTTCACAAGACTCCCAGTCAAGACCCTCCTCCAAATCAGGTCTGTTTGCAAACTTTTCAGTTCCATTATTTCCAACCCTACATTCATTTCAGCTCACATCAAGAAAACTATCAATGAATCCCACTCTCACACCCTTTTCCTGAGATACTTGATTGAGAAAGAAAGGCAGCAAGAACATTACTTGCTATTTACTGACAGTAGTGATCATAAAAATTCTATCTTTGATGAGCACAATTGCAGGAAATTAGACTTCCCATTTAAAACTCGATCAAAATGTCACTTTAGGATTGTGGATTCTTGCAATGGTCTAATATGCTTGAATGATGACAATGATTTTGATACTTCTGGGATTATTCTCTGGAACCCTTCAATTAAAAGATTCCTGAATTTGCCGAACCCCCGGGTTACTAGTAGGAGTTATGGTTCTTATATGTATGTTCTTGGATTTGGATATGATGAAAAGAATGATGATTATAAGGTGGTTAGAGTGGCTTATAAAAAGGGGCGAAGTGGGCGAGATCTGATACCTCCTGAGGTTGAGTTGTATAGCTTGAATTCACGGTCGTGGAGGAGTTTTAATGCTGGTGCTCCTCCTTATGGGATATTTGGGTATACTTGGTTGCAGGCATTTGTGAATGGAGCTGTGCATTGGGTTGGTTATGATCCGTGTGTGGTGAAAGGGAATGAGAGTTGTGGGCTGATTGTGGCGTTTGATTTGAGTGATGAGGTGTTTCGGGAGGTTATGCTTCCTAGTTGTCTGGAGCAGCATGCATGGGATGTGTATATTACGGTTTTTTGGGGTAAGCTTGCAGTGTTACATTATGACTATGGTGCCCATAAGAACTTTTGCTCTGTGTGGGTAATGGAAGAGTATGGATTGGCTGATTCTTGGAAAAAACTATATACTGTTGACCTAAGGGGAGGATTGCGGAATTTGATTGGTTTTCTGAGAAATGATGAAGTCATTGGAGTAACCATTCGGGGTAAGCTGCTTTCATATGACCTCATTACCTCAAGGATTAATAACCTTAGACTTCACGGTGCAGTAGGTGGGTTTCATGTGGGCAGTTATATGGAGAGTTTGGTTTTGCTTGAAGCTGAAAGTGCAGCTTTAGCACGAGAATCAATTACCTCTGGAAATgaacaagaagaagaacagGCTACTGACTTGCATGCAGTCAAGAACAG GAATGATGAGTTTGATGATCAGGAAAAACTTGAAAGTTTTCTTTCTCTTAGAATATCTGAACAGAATTATTCAGCATATTTATGCTGTGGCTTTAGCGAGCAAGAATTATCTGCAAAGAATTCTGAAGAATGGGTGAAGGAATTGGTTCCTGAGGCTAACTGTGATGGATGGGAGAATGATTGGTGA
- the LOC113688051 gene encoding cytochrome P450 CYP72A219-like encodes MENFMLAISPCLIALTVCAWRGLNSLWLRPKKLEKCLRAQGLSGNSYTPVYGDFKEMVSMIEEAYSKPINLSDDLVPRVIPMVTKTIKKYGSNSFIWLGPYPAVIILDSESIREIMVNYNLFQKPHFHPLGKYLIQGLVASEGKKWAKHRKIINPAFHLEKLKLMLPAFHLCATEMLSKWEESVSPEGTCELDVWPHLQTLTSDAISRTAFGGNYEEGRKIFKLQKEQAEQVMTAVKSFYFPGSRFLPTERNRRIKELHKKVGAAVREVIDERLEAMKAGESSDNDLLSILLESNLKEIEQKGDKSFGLSINDVIEECKLFYFAGQETTSSLLVWTLVLLSRHQEWQSRAREEVLQVFGRDEPNFNGLNHLKVVTMILNEVLRLYTPLPVIDRTVQGETKVGKYTFPSGVRLMLPILLLHYDVKIWGDDSEKFNPDRFSEGVSNATKGQASFFPFGWGPRICIGQTFAMIEAKLAMAMILQHFSFELSPSYTHAPYTIVTIQPQHGAHLILHKL; translated from the exons ATGGAGAATTTTATGCTAGCAATTTCACCATGTTTAATTGCCCTTACAGTTTGTGCATGGAGGGGCCTGAACTCTTTATGGTTGAGGCCCAAAAAGCTAGAGAAGTGCCTTAGAGCACAGGGTCTTTCCGGGAATTCATACACACCAGTCTATGGAGATTTTAAAGAAATGGTTTCGAtgattgaagaagcttattCCAAGCCAATCAATCTTTCTGATGATCTCGTACCCCGAGTTATACCGATGGTCACCAAAACCATCAAGAAATATG GTAGCAATTCCTTCATATGGCTTGGCCCATATCCTGCAGTCATCATCCTAGATTCTGAATCTATAAGGGAGATCATGGTGAACTATAATCTCTTCCAGAAGCCTCACTTTCACCCGCTTGGCAAATATCTGATACAAGGTCTAGTAGCATCTGAAGGCAAGAAATGGGCAAAACATCGAAAGATAATCAATCCTGCTTTCCATCTAGAGAAGCTCAAG CTGATGCTACCAGCTTTTCATTTATGTGCCACCGAAATGTTGAGCAAATGGGAGGAAAGTGTTTCACCAGAAGGAACCTGTGAATTGGATGTTTGGCCACACCTGCAGACTTTAACCAGCGATGCAATTTCTCGTACAGCATTTGGTGGTAATTATGAGGAAGGAAGAAAGATCTTTAAGCTTCAAAAAGAACAGGCAGAGCAGGTTATGACAGCTGTAAAATCATTCTATTTTCCAGGATCAAG GTTTTTGCCAACTGAGAGGAACAGAAGGATAAAGGAACTTCATAAAAAAGTTGGAGCTGCAGTAAGAGAAGTTATTGATGaaagattagaagcaatgaaAGCAGGGGAATCAAGTGATAACGACTTACTGAGCATACTATTGGAGTCTAATCTTAAAGAGATTGAACAAAAGGGGGATAAAAGTTTTGGTTTGAGCATCAATGATGTCATTGAAGAGTGCAAACTATTCTATTTTGCCGGGCAGGAGACAACCTCATCATTGCTCGTATGGACATTGGTTTTACTGAGCAGGCATCAGGAGTGGCAATCCCGAGCTAGGGAAGAGGTTTTGCAAGTTTTTGGGAGAGATGAGCCAAATTTCAATGGCCTTAATCACCTCAAAGTT GTGACAATGATCTTGAACGAAGTTTTAAGACTATACACTCCACTGCCTGTAATTGATCGAACAGTTCAAGGGGAAACTAAAGTAGGAAAATATACTTTCCCATCTGGGGTGCGGCTCATGTTGCCAATACTCTTACTGCATTATGATGTCAAAATATGGGGTGACGATTCAGAAAAGTTCAATCCAGACAGATTTAGTGAAGGAGTATCAAATGCGACAAAAGGCCAAGCTTCATTCTTCCCCTTCGGTTGGGGACCTCGAATATGTATTGGACAAACCTTTGCTATGATTGAAGCAAAATTGGCTATGGCAATGATTCTCCAGCACTTCTCCTTTGAACTTTCTCCATCTTATACTCATGCTCCTTACACCATAGTTACAATTCAACCTCAGCATGGTGCTCACTTGATTCTACACAAATTATAG